The bacterium genome contains the following window.
CGCCCCGGCGCCCGCGCCCGCGCCCGAGGCCCCGGTGGCCCCCGGTGCCGTGCCCGGCTCGCGCCATCCGGCCACCCAGGTCGACCTGACGGCCGTCCGCTCGGGCGACATGGTGGCCCCGGCGGCGCCCTCGGTCCGGCGCCTGGCCCGCGACCTCGGCGTGGACATCTACCAGGTGCAGGGCAGCGGCCCCGGCGGCCGCATCAGCGAGGACGACGTCCGCACCTTCGTGCGCACGGCCATGCGGAACATCACCGGCGGCGGGCTGGCGCCCGTGGCCACCGGCGAGTTCCCCGGCCTGCACGCCCAGCGCCCCCTGCCCGACTTCACGAAGTGGGGACCCGTCACCCACGAGCCCCTGTCGAAGGTGCGCCGGATCACCGCCGACGCCATGGGCTACGCCTGGTCGACCATCCCCATGGTGACCCAGGACGACAAGGCCGACATCACCGACCTCGAGGCCTTCCGCAAGCAGTTCAACGGCCGGCGGGGGCAGGAAGTCAAGCTGACCATGACCGCCATCCTGCTGAAGGTGTGCGCGGCGGCCCTGCAGGCCTTCCCGCACTTCAACAGCACGCTCGATCTGGTGCGCGGCGAGCTCATCATCAAGAACCACTTCCACATCGGCGTGGCCGTCGACACCCCGGGCGGCCTGCTCGTGCCGGTGGTGCGCGACTGCGACCGCAAGGGCATCGAGTCCCTGGCGGGCGAACTGAACGCGCTGGCCGAGAAGACCCGCGAGCGCAAGATCAGCCCCGCGGACATGGAGGGCGGCACCTTCACCATCAGCAACCTCGGCGGTATCGGCGGCACGAGCTTCACGCCCATCGTCTACGCGCCCCAGGTGGCGATCCTGGGCGTCTCGGCGGCGGCGACCGAGCCGGTGTGGGACGGCACCGGGTTCGCGCCCCGTCTGCGCATGCCGCTGAGCCTGACCTACGACCACCGGGTGATCGACGGCGCCGACGGCGCGCGCTTCCTGCGCTGGATCTGCGAGGCCCTCGAGCAGCCCATCAACCTGGTGATGAAGGGATAGCGGCATGAGCGAGAACACGATCCCGCAGACGGCCGGACTCGTCGTCGTCGGCGCCGGACCGGGCGGCTACGCCGCGGCCTTCAAGGCCGCCGAACTCGGCCTCGACGTGACGCTGATCGACCCCGAGGCCAACCCGGGCGGCGTGTGCCTGCACCGGGGCTGCATCCCCTCGAAGGCCCTGCTGCACGTGGCCAGGCTGGTCACCGAGGCCGAGGAGTCGGCGGCCATCGGCGTCGCCTTCGCCAGGCCGCAGATCGACGTCGACCGCGTGCGGGAGTGGAAGGACGAGGTCATCGGCAAGCTCACCGGCGGTCTCGGCCAGAAGGTGCAGGCCAGGAAACTGACCTATGTGCGGGGCACGGC
Protein-coding sequences here:
- a CDS encoding 2-oxo acid dehydrogenase subunit E2, which codes for APAPAPAPEAPVAPGAVPGSRHPATQVDLTAVRSGDMVAPAAPSVRRLARDLGVDIYQVQGSGPGGRISEDDVRTFVRTAMRNITGGGLAPVATGEFPGLHAQRPLPDFTKWGPVTHEPLSKVRRITADAMGYAWSTIPMVTQDDKADITDLEAFRKQFNGRRGQEVKLTMTAILLKVCAAALQAFPHFNSTLDLVRGELIIKNHFHIGVAVDTPGGLLVPVVRDCDRKGIESLAGELNALAEKTRERKISPADMEGGTFTISNLGGIGGTSFTPIVYAPQVAILGVSAAATEPVWDGTGFAPRLRMPLSLTYDHRVIDGADGARFLRWICEALEQPINLVMKG